The following proteins are co-located in the Massilia litorea genome:
- the gatB gene encoding Asp-tRNA(Asn)/Glu-tRNA(Gln) amidotransferase subunit GatB yields MQRENTMQWEVVIGLENHVQLTTNSKIFSGSSIQFGAEPNTQASPVDLALPGVLPVMNKGAVERAIRFGLAVGAKIAPQSVFARKNYFYPDLPKGYQISQFEDPVVQGGTITFGYEKDGKLETKTVNLTRAHLEEDAGKSLHEDYAGMTGIDLNRAGTPLLEIVSEPEMRSANEAVAYAKALHGLVMWLGVCDGNMQEGSFRCDVNVSVRPLGQQEFGTRCEIKNLNSFRFMEEAIHYEVRRQIELIEDGGKVQQATRLWDPDRKETRAMRSKEDAQDYRYFPDPDLPPLMIDEDWIERVRADMPELPEAMRKRFAGDYGLPEYDALILTSSQGMAAYYEAVVAKAGKENAKAIANWMMGDVSSTLNREGVDILDSPVEASQLALLIRRIADGTISNKAGKEVFAAMWEAKSLDENLADIVIEQKGLKQISDTGALEAIVDEVLAANAKSVEQYRAGKEAAINALIGQTMKASKGKANPAQVTELLKKKLAG; encoded by the coding sequence ATACAAAGAGAGAACACCATGCAATGGGAAGTCGTCATCGGTCTTGAGAACCACGTCCAGCTCACGACCAATTCGAAAATCTTCAGCGGCAGCTCGATCCAGTTCGGCGCCGAGCCGAACACGCAGGCGAGCCCCGTGGACCTGGCCCTGCCGGGCGTGCTGCCCGTGATGAACAAGGGCGCCGTCGAGCGCGCGATCCGCTTCGGCCTGGCGGTCGGCGCGAAAATCGCGCCGCAATCGGTCTTCGCCCGTAAAAACTATTTTTATCCGGACCTGCCGAAGGGCTACCAGATCAGCCAGTTCGAAGACCCCGTGGTCCAGGGCGGCACGATCACCTTCGGCTACGAGAAGGACGGCAAGCTGGAGACGAAGACCGTCAACCTGACCCGTGCCCACCTCGAGGAAGACGCCGGCAAATCGCTGCACGAGGACTACGCCGGCATGACCGGCATCGACCTGAACCGCGCCGGCACGCCGCTGCTCGAGATCGTCTCAGAACCGGAAATGCGCAGCGCGAACGAGGCCGTGGCCTATGCCAAGGCCCTGCACGGCCTGGTCATGTGGCTGGGCGTCTGCGACGGCAACATGCAGGAAGGTTCCTTCCGCTGCGACGTCAACGTCTCCGTGCGTCCGCTGGGCCAGCAGGAATTCGGCACCCGCTGCGAGATCAAGAACCTGAACTCCTTCCGCTTCATGGAAGAGGCGATCCACTACGAAGTGCGGCGCCAGATCGAGCTGATCGAAGACGGCGGCAAGGTCCAGCAGGCTACGCGCCTGTGGGACCCGGACCGCAAGGAAACCCGCGCCATGCGCTCGAAAGAGGACGCGCAGGACTACCGCTATTTCCCGGACCCGGACCTGCCGCCGCTGATGATCGACGAGGACTGGATCGAGCGCGTGCGCGCCGACATGCCGGAACTGCCGGAAGCCATGCGCAAGCGCTTCGCCGGCGACTACGGCCTGCCGGAATACGACGCCCTGATCCTCACCTCCTCGCAAGGCATGGCGGCCTATTACGAAGCCGTCGTCGCGAAAGCCGGCAAGGAAAACGCCAAGGCGATCGCCAACTGGATGATGGGTGATGTGTCCTCGACCCTGAACCGCGAAGGCGTCGACATCCTCGACTCGCCGGTCGAGGCGTCGCAGCTGGCGCTGCTGATCCGCCGCATCGCCGACGGCACGATCTCGAACAAGGCCGGCAAGGAAGTGTTCGCGGCGATGTGGGAAGCCAAATCCCTCGACGAGAACCTGGCCGACATCGTCATCGAACAAAAAGGGCTGAAGCAGATTTCGGACACGGGCGCGCTGGAAGCGATCGTGGACGAGGTGCTGGCGGCAAATGCGAAATCGGTCGAGCAGTACCGCGCCGGCAAGGAAGCGGCGATCAACGCGCTGATCGGCCAGACCATGAAGGCCTCGAAGGGCAAGGCGAATCCGGCGCAGGTGACGGAGCTGCTCAAGAAGAAACTGGCGGGCTGA